ATGTTACCTTTACACCTATCAAATGAGCAGCACTGATAGCGCGCCAGTTGTAGCGCCATTTAGGGGCCATACCTGTAGCGATCTATATAAAGCGATCTTTGAGGCCGATGCGCCTGAGCAGGTAGTGCGGCAACTTCCCGTGCAGAGCCTCTTTATGATCATAAAGCAGCGGGGGATTGAGTCCAGTACCGACCTGCTCTTGATGGCCTCGCTAGAGCAATGCAAACTTATATCGGACTTCGATCTTTGGCACGCAGATGCTCTTAACGAGGAGGTATTATGGGGGTGGTTAGCCCTGACAGATGATACTGACTCGCTAGAGCTATTGCAGAAGCTCGTTAAATTTATCGATCTGAAGCTCTTGGCTGTGTTGATCGGTAAATATGCTGAGGTGCAGGTCTTTGAAGATCCAAGTGAGCAGCCCCCTGGGCCTGGATTTCATACCCCCGATAACGGCTCAACCTGGGTCGGAATAAAAACAGAGAATCCTGATCACCATTTTCTTTTAGCGCGTCTGCTGGCCCTGATCTTTGAATCGAATGCAGAGCTCTTTTATCAACTTATCGCCATTCCCTCGGTTGCTACTATCAGTATGCTCGAGGAGGAGGCTTACATAGAGCGCACTAAACGGCTCGCTGCTGAGGGTATCCCTGAGCCAGAGGTCGCGGCTAGCATTCACGCACCGTACTCGGTACTCGAAGCGCAGGGTGTTCTAAAAGCTGGCAAGCGTTCGCAGGTGATTGAGGATATTCGTAGCATTGAGCCCATGATCTATGAGGCACGCGCAACCCGTTTATTTGCGGAGCTGCTGCGCAGAGTCGAAGACCACGAGAGCATAGAGATGGAGTTTACCTACATTATGAACGCCGCTGTTGTGCGGTGGGGGATAGATTTCGCTGAGCAGGAGCGGGTCCTTGAGTTGGCAGAGCAGGTAAAAGGGGCGATCAACCTGGGGCTTGAAAGATTAATCGCGGATGGTACCACAACGGTGCTTGAGGCCTACAATGCCTTGGGCCTTGGACCTCTCTTCCGTCTGGGTATGACGGAGCTAATGGCGCTTAGAAGCAGAGCTCGAAAGATTCCGCTTGAGTTAGCCGATAAAGTTAAAGATGCAGACCCGGTTCTCTTTTCAACCTTAGCGTGCGCGCGTGAAGCATTTCCAG
The Pseudomonadota bacterium genome window above contains:
- a CDS encoding DUF6178 family protein; translated protein: MSSTDSAPVVAPFRGHTCSDLYKAIFEADAPEQVVRQLPVQSLFMIIKQRGIESSTDLLLMASLEQCKLISDFDLWHADALNEEVLWGWLALTDDTDSLELLQKLVKFIDLKLLAVLIGKYAEVQVFEDPSEQPPGPGFHTPDNGSTWVGIKTENPDHHFLLARLLALIFESNAELFYQLIAIPSVATISMLEEEAYIERTKRLAAEGIPEPEVAASIHAPYSVLEAQGVLKAGKRSQVIEDIRSIEPMIYEARATRLFAELLRRVEDHESIEMEFTYIMNAAVVRWGIDFAEQERVLELAEQVKGAINLGLERLIADGTTTVLEAYNALGLGPLFRLGMTELMALRSRARKIPLELADKVKDADPVLFSTLACAREAFPAMPMFLNEDGSIVDSGASGVDISGSLQPGTRPIESLQAIKSVSSLLDKLA